From Hoplias malabaricus isolate fHopMal1 chromosome 11, fHopMal1.hap1, whole genome shotgun sequence, a single genomic window includes:
- the aamdc gene encoding mth938 domain-containing protein has translation MTSPEIASLSWGHMKVKGCSSAYKDCKVWPGGSRAWDWRETGTDHYPGVQPADLEEILRKGVDTLVIGRGMSEALQVPPSTVDYVKKQGVDVRVLQTEKAVKEYNNLAGQGAKIGGVFHSTC, from the exons ATGACATCACCAGAAATTGCATCTCTGTCCTGGGGCCACATGAAGGTGAAAGGATGCTCATCTGCATATAAAGATTGTAAAGTATGGCCAGGTGGCAGCAGGGCTTGGGACTGGAGAGAGACTGGAACAGAT CATTACCCTGGTGTCCAGCCCGCTGACCTTGAGGAAATCCTGAGAAAAGGAGTCGACACACTTGTCATAGGGCGAGGAATGAGTGAAGCCTTACAG GTGCCTCCTTCCACTGTGGACTATGTGAAGAAGCAGGGTGTTGATGTGAGAGTTCTGCAGACAGAGAAGGCTGTGAAAGAATACAACAACCTGGCGGGACAAGGGGCTAAAATAGGAGGGGTCTTCCACTCCACTTGCTGA
- the rsf1a gene encoding remodeling and spacing factor 1 isoform X1 has product MAAVAAGAAALVPGLCPSFAALCSFLQRYGTALDLPQLSFPQMERYLRDTTSVPQPLVELHVKLLRKLGKTVSSEKWEKHLVKVCQEFNSSWAWELERKGYPEMSMEFKTDILKYLCECQFDENLKFKTAVNEEDPDEMRLQPIGRDREGLLYWFQLDQDQNVRIYVEEQDDQDGSSWRCIVRTRNDLANILESLKAKMDPPLTQQEKQETNLEEKDKKNEEISSIVKKSIGKEEWTSEEKNQPVMMCSKDALKEESQPKGENVKKEGLTCRIKLKEEQKEEPEPMPIGADKPKVEQPAIIDNRVSTIKSLVKDETRDSPRHWNAISVVMAPGSLKQELTTRTDAYKNKKPEDMERAIKNDQQAKIPLKKRELKRSDSYDHSHYGNINHNNNNINNNGSVSTGGIIVRNPTVLAQAGGEHGGENKSLPVSPSISIENIQKPNRDLAYEKVMPVEVNKNDVKEQYVSIGVIMGPIERKNTFPGTDATPTKDRNGLHGEEKVIKAEITPTKNIRQSVLVRKPSLTSENTTLQHSSINEERILRVDHPECENSAQKKAPADDLATLSQDIAKPKDCSEVKSVIISKSAEQSSPKQKDVQDTVTSSMEVEEPAERQMPKSILEGGGEEYSLEALEEGKGYKSSRKRKSQKSRSKVQSGVGQNRLCCDGAANNGDEEVSSELQKEGIRLKIKIPLHRRTPELQLERESEDSQPGSRRSLRRSARICKPSPKLAAFQDRKHERKQTATPTAREVEEAIENEEDRALRKRDVHKDGPTKSARGRRRNRRPRWSKVRPKKYCKTGVALEEDMVCENKPEGEEEKSESESERSEEAPPEDACKHCGLAKHPELILLCDLCDSGYHTACLRPPLMIIPDGEWFCPSCQHKLLCEKLEEQLLNLDTALKKRERAERRRERLVYVGISVENIIPNPDADVEDKKQEKKKDAKKNKNLERRSTRKRKSISYRFDDFDEAIDEAIEEDIQNSEEGENVSSIEGSSDLIGLGEEVAVGRGKDMATITGQKEKEGDKENRRPLKSSASRKRKRRRRLNDLDSDSTPEDDESEDEFQLSDSMEEEDFVVSGDDVVSEAEAGSWDGSDCGSTVSGPRRLPPARRIVRNIRNKRTKKSTKLSTRRQRGSSEEEELLDSEEEEMETEGSSELSDSDVDVRRRRSRRSQKAHINYCETSESEASHKDVSKQKTGHSRRRRLSSSNTSVLSKDSELEEDCERRQNIRKRESTREDSKQRHKLKPKPQRSSSEEKEEEEETEEEGDSDESDEEERPVRKRLNRIETDEEEEEEEEQRHNRNAHRKRGSAVTDFAQLPARVPTRSSENLLPKHMGRKGGTPYGRHNGLVPFRPTAQDEDEEDEEDLTAVTDLVNFVFDSEQLS; this is encoded by the exons ATGGCTGCTGTAGCGGCCGGAGCGGCGGCTCTGGTGCCGGGTTTGTGTCCGAGCTTCGCGGCGCTGTGCTCCTTCCTCCAGCGCTACGGAACCGCCCTGGACCTCCCGCAGCTCTCCTTCCCGCAGATGGAGAGATATTTACGAGATACAACGTCAG TTCCACAACCTCTTGTTGAACTTCATGTCAAACTACTGCGCAAACTTGGAAAGACAGTGTCCTCAGAAAAATGGGAAAAGCATCTTGTCAAG GTGTGTCAGGAGTTTAATAGTAGCTGGGCCTGGGAGCTGGAGAGGAAAGGTTATCCTGAAATGTCCATGGAGTTTAAGACTGACATTCTTAAG TATTTATGCGAATGCCAATTTGATGAAAACCTAAAGTTCAAGACAGCAGTGAACGAGGAAGATCCGGATGAAATGCGTCTGCAGCCCATTGGTCGAGACAGAGAAGGGCTGCTGTACTGGTTCCAGCTGGATCAGGATCAGAATGTACGTATTTATGTGGAGGAGCAGGACGATCAGGATGGTTCTTCGTGGAGATGCATCGTCAG AACAAGGAATGACCTGGCTAATATTCTGGAGTCACTTAAAGCTAAGATGGACCCACCATTGACTCAACAGGAGAAGCAGGAGACTAACCTGGAggagaaagacaaaaagaatGAGGAGATATCTTCCATTG TCAAGAAGAGTATCGGTAAAGAGGAGTGGACATCTGAAGAGAAAAACCAACCAGTAATGATGTGTTCCAAAGACGCTCTCAAAGAGGAAAGCCAGCCAAAGggggaaaatgtaaaaaaagaggGGCTAACTTGCAGAATTAAACTGAAAGAAGAGCAGAAGGAAGAGCCTGAGCCGATGCCTATTGGAGCTGACAAGCCTAAAGTGGAGCAACCTGCCATTATAGACAACAGAGTTAGCACCATTAAGAGCCTGGTGAAAGATGAGACCAGGGATTCTCCCAGACATTGGAACGCCATCTCGGTCGTCATGGCACCAGGATCTCTGAAGCAGGAACTTACAACCAGAACAGATGCTTATAAGAACAAGAAACCTGAGGACATGGAGAGGGCCATTAAAAACGATCAGCAGGCAAAGATACCCCTGAAAAAGAGGGAGCTAAAAAGGAGTGACAGTTATGACCACAGCCATTATGGCAACATAAaccacaacaataataatatcaacAACAATGGTAGTGTTAGCACCGGGGGTATAATTGTCCGCAATCCCACGGTTTTGGCTCAGGCTGGAGGTGAACATGGAGGAGAAAATAAAAGTTTGCCGGTATCTCCCAGCATAAGTATAGAAAACATACAGAAACCAAATAGAGACTTAGCTTATGAGAAGGTCATGCCTGTCgaagtaaacaaaaatgacGTAAAAGAACAATATGTCAGTATCGGAGTCATTATGGGCCCAATTGAGAGAAAGAACACATTTCCTGGGACTGATGCCACTCCCACAAAAGACAGAAACGGGTTACATGGGGAGGAGAAAGTAATCAAAGCTGAGATTACGCCCACCAAGAATATAAGGCAGTCAGTTCTTGTAAGAAAACCCAGCCTTACATCTGAAAATACCACACTTCAGCATTCCAGCATCAATGAAGAGAGAATACTTAGAGTTGATCATCCAGAATGTGAAAATTCAGCTCAAAAGAAAGCACCTGCAGATGATCTTGCCACATTATCACAAGATATAGCAAAGCCAAAGGATTGTAGTGAGGTGAAATCTGTAATAATATCTAAATCAGCTGAGCAAAGCTCTCCTAAACAGAAGGATGTACAAGACACCGTCACATCTTCCATGGAAGTAGAAGAGCCAGCTGAAAGGCAGATGCCTAAATCAATACTAGAAGGTGGAGGAGAAGAGTATAGCCTTGAAGCTCTGGAAGAAGGCAAAGGGTATAAAAGCTCAAGAAAAAGAAAGTCACAAAAGAGTAGAAGCAAAGTGCAATCTGGAGTGGGTCAAAATAGACTTTGCTGTGATGGAGCAGCTAACAACGGAGATGAAGAAGTTTCATCTGAGCTGCAGAAGGAGGGAATCCGTCTAAAAATCAAAATTCCTCTGCACAGACGAACCCCCGAGCTTCAGctggaaagagaaagtgaggatTCACAGCCTGGTAGCAGACGCTCACTCCGGAGGTCAGCTAGAATCTGTAAGCCTAGTCCCAAACTGGCTGCCTTTCAGGACAGGAAGCATGAGAGGAAACAGACAGCGACCCCGACAGCACGGGAAGTGGAAGAAGCTATAGAGAATGAGGAAGACAGGGCACTGCGCAAAAGGGACGTTCACAAGGATGGACCAACCAAGTCTGCAAGG GGGAGGCGGCGAAACCGGCGCCCTCGCTGGTCAAAAGTACGTCCAAAGAAATACTGCAAAACAGGAGTGGCTCTAGAGGAAGACATGGTGTGTGAGAACAAGcctgagggagaggaggagaaaagcGAGTCAGAGTCAGAGCGGTCAGAAGAGGCTCCACCTGAAGATGCCTGTAAACACTGCGGCCTCGCCAAACACCCTGAACTG ATTCTTCTGTGTGATCTGTGTGATAGTGGCTATCACACCGCCTGTCTGCGGCCTCCTCTGATGATTATTCCTGATGGAGAATGGTTCTGTCCGTCATGTCAGCAT AAGCTGCTGTGTGAGAAGCTGGAGGAGCAGTTGCTAAATCTGGACACGGCTCTGAAAAAACGAGAACGAGCTGAGAGGAG GCGTGAGCGTCTGGTGTATGTGGGCATCAGTGTGGAGAACATAATACCCAACCCA GACGCTGATGTAGAAGATAAAAAgcaggagaagaagaaagatgcaaagaaaaataagaaTCTGGAAAGGCGATCAACAAGGAAGAGAAAATCCATCAGTTACAG GTTTGATGATTTTGATGAAGCTATTGATGAAGCGATAGAGGAAGACATACAAAATTCAGAGGAAGGAG AAAATGTCAGCAGTATTGAAGGCAGCAGTGACCTAATAGGCTTGGGTGAAGaag TGGCTGTGGGTCGTGGTAAGGATATGGCTACCATTACTGGTCAGAAGGAGAAAGAAGGAGATAAAGAAAACCGACGGCCTCTAAAATCTTCTGCTTCACGAAAGAGAAAACGCCGCCGCCGGCTAAATGACCTTGACAGCGACAGCACTCCAGAAGACGATGAGAGCGAGGATGAGTTTCAGCTTAGTGACAG TATGGAGGAGGAAGATTTTGTGGTGTCTGGTGATGATGTGGTGAGTGAAGCTGAAGCTGGATCTTGGGATGGGAGTGACTGCGGCAGCACCGTTAGTGGTCCGAGACGTCTGCCCCCAGCTCGTAGAATAGTCAGAAACATCCGAAATAAGAGAACCAAGAAAAGCACAAAACTATCGACCAGACGCCAGAGGGGATCCTCAGAGGAAGAGGAGCTTCTGGATTCAGAAGAGGAGGAGATGG AGACTGAGGGCTCCAGTGAGCTTAGCGACAGTGATGTGGATGTGAGGAGACGGAGGTCACGGCGCAGTCAGAAGGCACACATTAACTACTGTGAAACTTCTGAGTCTGAAGCGTCACACAAAGATGTTTCCAAACAGAAAACAGGCCATTCACGCCGCAGACGACTGTCCAGCTCCAACA cTTCTGTCCTTTCCAAGGACTCAGAACTGGAGGAGGATTGTGAGAGGAGGCAAAATATCCGAAAAAGGGAGTCGACCAGAGAGGACTCCAAACAGAGGCACAAACTAAAACCGAAACCACAGAGGAGTTCAAGCGAAGaaaaggaagaggaggaagagacagaggaagaaggAGACAGTGACGAGTCAGATGAGGAAGAGCGGCCGGTCCGAAAGAGACTGAACCGCATAGAGACAgacgaggaagaggaagaggaggaagagcaaAGGCACAACAGAAACGCGCACAGAAAACGAGGCAGTGCAGTTACAGACTTTGCCCAGCTGCCTGCTCGAGTGCCCACTAGAAGCTCGGAGAACTTGTTGCCAAAGCACATGGGCAGAAAAGGTGGGACACCATATGGAAGGCACAATGGCCTGGTACCTTTTAGGCCAACAGCTCAGGATGAAGACGAGGAAGATGAGGAAGACCTCACTGCTGTTACGGACCTTGTTAACTTCGTTTTTGACAGTGAACAATTGTCGTGA
- the rsf1a gene encoding remodeling and spacing factor 1 isoform X2 encodes MAAVAAGAAALVPGLCPSFAALCSFLQRYGTALDLPQLSFPQMERYLRDTTSVPQPLVELHVKLLRKLGKTVSSEKWEKHLVKVCQEFNSSWAWELERKGYPEMSMEFKTDILKYLCECQFDENLKFKTAVNEEDPDEMRLQPIGRDREGLLYWFQLDQDQNVRIYVEEQDDQDGSSWRCIVRTRNDLANILESLKAKMDPPLTQQEKQETNLEEKDKKNEEISSIVKKSIGKEEWTSEEKNQPVMMCSKDALKEESQPKGENVKKEGLTCRIKLKEEQKEEPEPMPIGADKPKVEQPAIIDNRVSTIKSLVKDETRDSPRHWNAISVVMAPGSLKQELTTRTDAYKNKKPEDMERAIKNDQQAKIPLKKRELKRSDSYDHSHYGNINHNNNNINNNGSVSTGGIIVRNPTVLAQAGGEHGGENKSLPVSPSISIENIQKPNRDLAYEKVMPVEVNKNDVKEQYVSIGVIMGPIERKNTFPGTDATPTKDRNGLHGEEKVIKAEITPTKNIRQSVLVRKPSLTSENTTLQHSSINEERILRVDHPECENSAQKKAPADDLATLSQDIAKPKDCSEVKSVIISKSAEQSSPKQKDVQDTVTSSMEVEEPAERQMPKSILEGGGEEYSLEALEEGKGYKSSRKRKSQKSRSKVQSGVGQNRLCCDGAANNGDEEVSSELQKEGIRLKIKIPLHRRTPELQLERESEDSQPGSRRSLRRSARICKPSPKLAAFQDRKHERKQTATPTAREVEEAIENEEDRALRKRDVHKDGPTKSARGRRRNRRPRWSKVRPKKYCKTGVALEEDMVCENKPEGEEEKSESESERSEEAPPEDACKHCGLAKHPELILLCDLCDSGYHTACLRPPLMIIPDGEWFCPSCQHKLLCEKLEEQLLNLDTALKKRERAERRRERLVYVGISVENIIPNPDADVEDKKQEKKKDAKKNKNLERRSTRKRKSISYRFDDFDEAIDEAIEEDIQNSEEGVAVGRGKDMATITGQKEKEGDKENRRPLKSSASRKRKRRRRLNDLDSDSTPEDDESEDEFQLSDSMEEEDFVVSGDDVVSEAEAGSWDGSDCGSTVSGPRRLPPARRIVRNIRNKRTKKSTKLSTRRQRGSSEEEELLDSEEEEMETEGSSELSDSDVDVRRRRSRRSQKAHINYCETSESEASHKDVSKQKTGHSRRRRLSSSNTSVLSKDSELEEDCERRQNIRKRESTREDSKQRHKLKPKPQRSSSEEKEEEEETEEEGDSDESDEEERPVRKRLNRIETDEEEEEEEEQRHNRNAHRKRGSAVTDFAQLPARVPTRSSENLLPKHMGRKGGTPYGRHNGLVPFRPTAQDEDEEDEEDLTAVTDLVNFVFDSEQLS; translated from the exons ATGGCTGCTGTAGCGGCCGGAGCGGCGGCTCTGGTGCCGGGTTTGTGTCCGAGCTTCGCGGCGCTGTGCTCCTTCCTCCAGCGCTACGGAACCGCCCTGGACCTCCCGCAGCTCTCCTTCCCGCAGATGGAGAGATATTTACGAGATACAACGTCAG TTCCACAACCTCTTGTTGAACTTCATGTCAAACTACTGCGCAAACTTGGAAAGACAGTGTCCTCAGAAAAATGGGAAAAGCATCTTGTCAAG GTGTGTCAGGAGTTTAATAGTAGCTGGGCCTGGGAGCTGGAGAGGAAAGGTTATCCTGAAATGTCCATGGAGTTTAAGACTGACATTCTTAAG TATTTATGCGAATGCCAATTTGATGAAAACCTAAAGTTCAAGACAGCAGTGAACGAGGAAGATCCGGATGAAATGCGTCTGCAGCCCATTGGTCGAGACAGAGAAGGGCTGCTGTACTGGTTCCAGCTGGATCAGGATCAGAATGTACGTATTTATGTGGAGGAGCAGGACGATCAGGATGGTTCTTCGTGGAGATGCATCGTCAG AACAAGGAATGACCTGGCTAATATTCTGGAGTCACTTAAAGCTAAGATGGACCCACCATTGACTCAACAGGAGAAGCAGGAGACTAACCTGGAggagaaagacaaaaagaatGAGGAGATATCTTCCATTG TCAAGAAGAGTATCGGTAAAGAGGAGTGGACATCTGAAGAGAAAAACCAACCAGTAATGATGTGTTCCAAAGACGCTCTCAAAGAGGAAAGCCAGCCAAAGggggaaaatgtaaaaaaagaggGGCTAACTTGCAGAATTAAACTGAAAGAAGAGCAGAAGGAAGAGCCTGAGCCGATGCCTATTGGAGCTGACAAGCCTAAAGTGGAGCAACCTGCCATTATAGACAACAGAGTTAGCACCATTAAGAGCCTGGTGAAAGATGAGACCAGGGATTCTCCCAGACATTGGAACGCCATCTCGGTCGTCATGGCACCAGGATCTCTGAAGCAGGAACTTACAACCAGAACAGATGCTTATAAGAACAAGAAACCTGAGGACATGGAGAGGGCCATTAAAAACGATCAGCAGGCAAAGATACCCCTGAAAAAGAGGGAGCTAAAAAGGAGTGACAGTTATGACCACAGCCATTATGGCAACATAAaccacaacaataataatatcaacAACAATGGTAGTGTTAGCACCGGGGGTATAATTGTCCGCAATCCCACGGTTTTGGCTCAGGCTGGAGGTGAACATGGAGGAGAAAATAAAAGTTTGCCGGTATCTCCCAGCATAAGTATAGAAAACATACAGAAACCAAATAGAGACTTAGCTTATGAGAAGGTCATGCCTGTCgaagtaaacaaaaatgacGTAAAAGAACAATATGTCAGTATCGGAGTCATTATGGGCCCAATTGAGAGAAAGAACACATTTCCTGGGACTGATGCCACTCCCACAAAAGACAGAAACGGGTTACATGGGGAGGAGAAAGTAATCAAAGCTGAGATTACGCCCACCAAGAATATAAGGCAGTCAGTTCTTGTAAGAAAACCCAGCCTTACATCTGAAAATACCACACTTCAGCATTCCAGCATCAATGAAGAGAGAATACTTAGAGTTGATCATCCAGAATGTGAAAATTCAGCTCAAAAGAAAGCACCTGCAGATGATCTTGCCACATTATCACAAGATATAGCAAAGCCAAAGGATTGTAGTGAGGTGAAATCTGTAATAATATCTAAATCAGCTGAGCAAAGCTCTCCTAAACAGAAGGATGTACAAGACACCGTCACATCTTCCATGGAAGTAGAAGAGCCAGCTGAAAGGCAGATGCCTAAATCAATACTAGAAGGTGGAGGAGAAGAGTATAGCCTTGAAGCTCTGGAAGAAGGCAAAGGGTATAAAAGCTCAAGAAAAAGAAAGTCACAAAAGAGTAGAAGCAAAGTGCAATCTGGAGTGGGTCAAAATAGACTTTGCTGTGATGGAGCAGCTAACAACGGAGATGAAGAAGTTTCATCTGAGCTGCAGAAGGAGGGAATCCGTCTAAAAATCAAAATTCCTCTGCACAGACGAACCCCCGAGCTTCAGctggaaagagaaagtgaggatTCACAGCCTGGTAGCAGACGCTCACTCCGGAGGTCAGCTAGAATCTGTAAGCCTAGTCCCAAACTGGCTGCCTTTCAGGACAGGAAGCATGAGAGGAAACAGACAGCGACCCCGACAGCACGGGAAGTGGAAGAAGCTATAGAGAATGAGGAAGACAGGGCACTGCGCAAAAGGGACGTTCACAAGGATGGACCAACCAAGTCTGCAAGG GGGAGGCGGCGAAACCGGCGCCCTCGCTGGTCAAAAGTACGTCCAAAGAAATACTGCAAAACAGGAGTGGCTCTAGAGGAAGACATGGTGTGTGAGAACAAGcctgagggagaggaggagaaaagcGAGTCAGAGTCAGAGCGGTCAGAAGAGGCTCCACCTGAAGATGCCTGTAAACACTGCGGCCTCGCCAAACACCCTGAACTG ATTCTTCTGTGTGATCTGTGTGATAGTGGCTATCACACCGCCTGTCTGCGGCCTCCTCTGATGATTATTCCTGATGGAGAATGGTTCTGTCCGTCATGTCAGCAT AAGCTGCTGTGTGAGAAGCTGGAGGAGCAGTTGCTAAATCTGGACACGGCTCTGAAAAAACGAGAACGAGCTGAGAGGAG GCGTGAGCGTCTGGTGTATGTGGGCATCAGTGTGGAGAACATAATACCCAACCCA GACGCTGATGTAGAAGATAAAAAgcaggagaagaagaaagatgcaaagaaaaataagaaTCTGGAAAGGCGATCAACAAGGAAGAGAAAATCCATCAGTTACAG GTTTGATGATTTTGATGAAGCTATTGATGAAGCGATAGAGGAAGACATACAAAATTCAGAGGAAGGAG TGGCTGTGGGTCGTGGTAAGGATATGGCTACCATTACTGGTCAGAAGGAGAAAGAAGGAGATAAAGAAAACCGACGGCCTCTAAAATCTTCTGCTTCACGAAAGAGAAAACGCCGCCGCCGGCTAAATGACCTTGACAGCGACAGCACTCCAGAAGACGATGAGAGCGAGGATGAGTTTCAGCTTAGTGACAG TATGGAGGAGGAAGATTTTGTGGTGTCTGGTGATGATGTGGTGAGTGAAGCTGAAGCTGGATCTTGGGATGGGAGTGACTGCGGCAGCACCGTTAGTGGTCCGAGACGTCTGCCCCCAGCTCGTAGAATAGTCAGAAACATCCGAAATAAGAGAACCAAGAAAAGCACAAAACTATCGACCAGACGCCAGAGGGGATCCTCAGAGGAAGAGGAGCTTCTGGATTCAGAAGAGGAGGAGATGG AGACTGAGGGCTCCAGTGAGCTTAGCGACAGTGATGTGGATGTGAGGAGACGGAGGTCACGGCGCAGTCAGAAGGCACACATTAACTACTGTGAAACTTCTGAGTCTGAAGCGTCACACAAAGATGTTTCCAAACAGAAAACAGGCCATTCACGCCGCAGACGACTGTCCAGCTCCAACA cTTCTGTCCTTTCCAAGGACTCAGAACTGGAGGAGGATTGTGAGAGGAGGCAAAATATCCGAAAAAGGGAGTCGACCAGAGAGGACTCCAAACAGAGGCACAAACTAAAACCGAAACCACAGAGGAGTTCAAGCGAAGaaaaggaagaggaggaagagacagaggaagaaggAGACAGTGACGAGTCAGATGAGGAAGAGCGGCCGGTCCGAAAGAGACTGAACCGCATAGAGACAgacgaggaagaggaagaggaggaagagcaaAGGCACAACAGAAACGCGCACAGAAAACGAGGCAGTGCAGTTACAGACTTTGCCCAGCTGCCTGCTCGAGTGCCCACTAGAAGCTCGGAGAACTTGTTGCCAAAGCACATGGGCAGAAAAGGTGGGACACCATATGGAAGGCACAATGGCCTGGTACCTTTTAGGCCAACAGCTCAGGATGAAGACGAGGAAGATGAGGAAGACCTCACTGCTGTTACGGACCTTGTTAACTTCGTTTTTGACAGTGAACAATTGTCGTGA